One genomic region from Lysobacterales bacterium encodes:
- a CDS encoding arachidonate 15-lipoxygenase codes for MSITARLFPRLHPSLPQNDSPAGRRQRQRQLQESRQTYRWNDAVPNVVGVPMAAEVPTVDEPSLPWLLLVAETGLKLAENFLVVKLEGDRGKGLIEDASAVRKLAEVRARLATTQSLKAAHPDAAQTDLLHELASAAKHVALQHGDSFEELLADFKALVAEFEQSATQGNTLADYEALFKTLPLPAIAGDFMDDASFARYRIAGPNPMLIRGVDALPPTLPLSDAQYRAVMGADDSLAAALAEYRVYLLDYRELDFLAAVPGETAGATKRVFAPIALFAIPKGGTRLVPVAIQCGQDPTKHPLFFPAAQGSALGWGWQMAKTVVQVAECNYHELFVHLARTHLVLEAFAVATHRCLAETHPINILLVPHCIGTLFINNAAGKSLISPGSPIDDFFGAPIARSQQAAGSDRLGFDFYANMLPADLAARGVDDPARLPEYPYRDDALLVWAAIKAWIHDYVGVYYADDAAVTGDSELADWAASLIADGKIKGFTPIGTRAQLIEVLTMVVFTATAQHSAVNFPQKPFMTYAPAITGAGWQDAPAAQQGQDEQQWLAMFPPTNLALEQLNVLYLLGSVHFRALGDYRSNHFPYLPWFEDHAIVKGGGPLDRFQQSLREVQATIEARNAERPPYPFLLPNGIPNSINI; via the coding sequence ATGTCCATCACCGCCCGCCTGTTCCCTCGCCTGCACCCCTCGCTGCCGCAGAACGATTCCCCCGCAGGCCGTCGCCAGCGGCAGAGGCAGTTGCAGGAGAGCCGTCAGACCTACCGTTGGAACGATGCCGTGCCGAACGTAGTCGGTGTGCCAATGGCGGCGGAGGTGCCCACGGTGGACGAGCCCAGCCTGCCGTGGTTGTTGCTGGTGGCAGAAACCGGGTTGAAGCTCGCAGAGAACTTTCTGGTAGTGAAGCTGGAGGGCGACAGGGGCAAAGGCCTGATCGAGGATGCGTCGGCCGTGCGCAAGCTCGCCGAGGTGCGCGCGCGGCTGGCGACCACGCAGAGCCTGAAGGCCGCCCATCCGGACGCGGCGCAGACGGATCTCCTGCATGAGCTGGCGTCCGCCGCGAAGCACGTGGCGCTGCAGCACGGTGACTCTTTCGAGGAGCTGCTGGCCGACTTCAAGGCGCTGGTCGCGGAGTTCGAGCAGAGCGCGACGCAGGGCAACACGCTGGCCGACTACGAGGCCCTGTTCAAGACCCTGCCGCTGCCGGCGATCGCCGGGGATTTCATGGACGATGCGAGCTTTGCGCGGTATCGCATCGCCGGCCCGAACCCGATGCTGATCCGTGGCGTTGATGCGCTGCCGCCGACATTGCCGCTGAGCGATGCGCAGTACCGCGCGGTGATGGGTGCGGACGACAGCTTGGCCGCAGCGCTGGCCGAATACCGCGTGTACCTGCTGGATTACCGTGAGCTCGACTTTCTTGCTGCCGTGCCGGGCGAAACCGCTGGCGCGACCAAGCGCGTGTTCGCGCCGATCGCGCTGTTCGCGATCCCGAAGGGCGGCACGCGCCTCGTGCCGGTGGCGATCCAGTGCGGTCAGGATCCGACGAAGCATCCGCTGTTCTTCCCGGCGGCGCAGGGCAGCGCGCTCGGCTGGGGCTGGCAGATGGCGAAGACCGTGGTGCAGGTGGCGGAGTGCAACTACCACGAGCTGTTCGTGCATCTGGCGCGCACGCATCTCGTGCTGGAGGCCTTCGCGGTAGCGACCCATCGCTGTCTGGCCGAAACGCACCCGATCAACATCCTGCTGGTGCCGCACTGCATCGGCACGCTGTTCATCAACAACGCTGCAGGGAAGTCGCTGATCTCGCCCGGCAGCCCGATCGACGATTTCTTCGGCGCGCCGATCGCGCGTTCGCAGCAGGCCGCAGGCAGCGACCGGCTGGGTTTCGACTTCTACGCAAACATGCTGCCAGCCGACCTTGCGGCGCGCGGCGTCGACGACCCGGCGCGGCTGCCGGAGTACCCGTACCGCGACGATGCGCTGCTGGTGTGGGCTGCGATCAAAGCCTGGATTCACGACTACGTCGGCGTGTACTACGCCGACGACGCGGCCGTGACCGGCGATAGCGAACTCGCCGACTGGGCGGCATCGCTGATCGCCGACGGCAAGATCAAGGGGTTCACGCCGATCGGAACGCGCGCGCAGCTGATCGAGGTGCTGACCATGGTGGTGTTCACCGCCACGGCGCAGCATTCGGCGGTGAACTTTCCGCAGAAGCCCTTCATGACCTATGCCCCCGCGATCACCGGTGCCGGCTGGCAGGACGCGCCGGCAGCACAGCAGGGGCAGGACGAGCAGCAGTGGCTGGCGATGTTTCCGCCGACGAACCTCGCGCTGGAGCAACTGAACGTGCTCTACCTGCTGGGCTCCGTGCACTTCCGCGCGCTGGGCGATTACCGTAGCAACCACTTCCCCTATCTGCCCTGGTTCGAGGACCACGCCATCGTCAAGGGCGGCGGGCCGCTCGATCGGTTCCAGCAGTCGCTGCGCGAAGTGCAGGCGACGATCGAAGCGCGCAACGCCGAGCGGCCGCCCTATCCATTCCTGCTGCCGAACGGCATTCCCAACAGCATCAACATCTGA
- a CDS encoding HNH nuclease family protein, with protein sequence MKPIDSAKLDAIVAAAHRSARERNLGYRERALKMYPWVCGRCAREFTHSNLRELTVHHRNHNHQDNPPDGSNWELLCLYCHDNEHQRQIELGNSMGLDDRIEPAKSNPFAGLRDLLKSKNTP encoded by the coding sequence ATGAAGCCGATCGATTCCGCCAAGCTCGATGCCATCGTCGCCGCCGCGCACCGCAGCGCGCGAGAGCGGAACCTGGGCTATCGCGAGCGGGCGCTGAAGATGTATCCCTGGGTCTGCGGCCGCTGCGCGCGCGAGTTCACCCACAGCAATCTGCGCGAGCTGACCGTGCACCACCGCAACCACAACCACCAGGACAACCCGCCCGACGGGTCGAACTGGGAGCTGCTCTGCCTGTACTGCCACGACAACGAGCACCAGCGGCAGATCGAGCTGGGCAACAGCATGGGTCTGGACGACAGGATCGAGCCCGCCAAATCCAATCCCTTTGCCGGGCTGCGTGATCTGCTCAAGTCCAAGAACACGCCCTGA
- a CDS encoding transposase: MRTARQPRLDLPGIPQHIVQRGNNRLPCFLDDTDRACYRQLLREALLATGCKLHAYVLMDNHVHPLATPPEVGATG; the protein is encoded by the coding sequence GTGCGCACAGCCCGCCAACCTCGACTCGACCTGCCAGGCATTCCGCAGCACATCGTGCAGCGTGGAAACAATCGCCTTCCCTGCTTCCTCGACGACACGGATCGCGCCTGCTATCGCCAACTGTTGCGGGAGGCGCTGCTCGCCACGGGCTGCAAGCTGCACGCCTATGTACTGATGGACAACCACGTCCACCCGTTGGCAACGCCGCCCGAAGTGGGTGCCACAGGTTGA
- a CDS encoding choice-of-anchor D domain-containing protein, with protein sequence MSYTLLINNNSAVVMPANTILVRAEAVQVNPNANVAITLCGNTTNNEASCLLNSNLFPGASWNFGSITLRAPGSIFPTAIEVRFSVSRAGDTNPLNDAISVTVPFNRSATDLATGLNPATRTITVGDTVGYTLTTTAQGEDTAGVIATVETPPGVTLANVSDPDCTIQSGGGNGLRCALGSSPSRSITFNATFTEVGPAVTLRSGISSGSNSDPNAANDQASSVVTVEPRRQIGGTVTGLAGSGLVLQNNGADTLAITANGAFTFPTALANGSSYAVTVATQPGNPSQTCTVSNGGGTVAGANVTNVAITCTTNTYTVGGTVSGLAGSGLVLRNNGGNDLAISANGAFTFPPALADGSAYAVTVATQPGSPSQTCTVANGSGNLAGANVTTVAVTCEIDPPVVNLSTAGLSFGSVNVSASGTATVTIGNTGRGDLLISQFTPPQAPFSITGGSCGALPRRLLAGESCTVVLRFAPASRGLFSGTFTIVSNAASSPHTIALSGSGFVAAVMVPTLEPTGLWLLVLGVALVGALGLRRVR encoded by the coding sequence GTGAGCTACACGCTGCTGATCAACAACAACAGCGCTGTGGTCATGCCGGCGAATACGATCCTTGTGAGGGCGGAAGCGGTCCAGGTGAATCCGAACGCGAATGTCGCGATCACCCTGTGCGGAAACACGACCAACAATGAGGCCTCCTGCCTTCTTAACTCCAACCTCTTCCCCGGCGCGAGTTGGAACTTCGGATCGATCACCCTGCGGGCGCCCGGATCGATCTTTCCGACCGCGATCGAGGTGAGGTTCAGCGTTTCCCGGGCCGGTGACACCAACCCGTTGAACGACGCCATCTCAGTCACCGTCCCATTCAACAGGTCGGCGACCGACCTCGCGACCGGGCTCAATCCGGCCACCCGCACGATCACCGTCGGTGACACCGTCGGCTACACGCTGACCACCACCGCCCAGGGCGAAGACACGGCCGGCGTCATCGCCACGGTTGAGACACCGCCCGGTGTCACCCTGGCAAACGTCAGCGACCCTGACTGCACCATCCAATCCGGCGGCGGGAACGGGCTCCGCTGCGCCCTGGGCAGCTCTCCCTCGCGTTCGATCACGTTCAACGCGACGTTCACCGAGGTCGGACCTGCGGTGACCCTGCGCTCGGGAATCAGCTCCGGCTCGAACAGCGACCCCAACGCGGCCAACGACCAGGCTTCTTCGGTCGTGACCGTGGAGCCGCGCCGCCAGATCGGCGGCACCGTCACCGGCCTCGCGGGCAGCGGCCTGGTACTGCAGAACAACGGCGCCGACACTCTCGCCATCACCGCCAACGGCGCATTCACCTTCCCCACGGCGCTCGCCAACGGCAGCAGTTACGCCGTGACCGTCGCCACCCAGCCCGGAAACCCCAGCCAGACCTGCACCGTCAGCAATGGCGGCGGCACTGTGGCCGGCGCCAATGTCACCAATGTCGCCATCACCTGCACCACCAACACCTACACGGTGGGCGGCACGGTGTCCGGGCTTGCCGGCAGCGGCCTCGTGCTGCGCAACAACGGCGGCAATGATCTGGCGATCAGCGCCAATGGAGCATTCACCTTCCCCCCTGCGCTAGCCGACGGCAGCGCCTACGCCGTCACGGTCGCCACGCAACCGGGCAGCCCGAGCCAGACCTGCACCGTCGCCAACGGCAGCGGCAACTTGGCAGGAGCGAACGTCACCACGGTTGCGGTTACCTGCGAGATCGATCCGCCCGTCGTCAACCTGTCCACGGCCGGACTCTCCTTCGGAAGCGTCAACGTGAGCGCCTCGGGCACGGCTACGGTCACGATCGGCAACACCGGCCGCGGCGATCTGTTGATCAGCCAGTTCACTCCACCCCAGGCGCCGTTCTCCATCACCGGCGGTAGCTGCGGCGCACTGCCGAGAAGGCTCCTCGCGGGTGAAAGTTGCACCGTCGTGCTCCGCTTCGCACCTGCTTCGCGCGGGCTGTTCTCGGGCACGTTCACCATCGTCAGCAATGCTGCCAGCAGCCCGCACACGATAGCGCTGTCGGGGAGCGGGTTCGTAGCGGCGGTCATGGTGCCAACGCTTGAACCGACCGGCCTTTGGCTCTTGGTATTGGGGGTTGCGCTGGTTGGCGCGCTTGGCTTGCGTCGGGTGCGTTGA
- a CDS encoding Ig-like domain repeat protein, whose product MALHPNGSPRGSIRRRPLLALLLLPCGLAHAQCVPFPVPSGGDTTCSGNLSIVDVRASPGVGVTLAQGANIGQVQLSTGQVNISAGAVVRDVLATRPEGLSGVPITVFNWGTATGVVGAFGPLGSDEMRRMQVFNYSQITGKTSVRLLNFAGARVEWAEGEFLNAGTLGRAEVYSAAPDFTVTNDSGGVIEQYLFTRPNFAFLDANAYQVTNSGVINGGAGLVASAAQSARELVRVAQAASDVDLNNTSTGNIRGPVALSHGRLARSSGRNAGLIQGGVVLHASVIATPFGFMGAEPLFQNLSGGRIGDAVIVNAGRFEQASTASFLPGASLHLSGVFIVEEQRTATGTIAIAGSHSVNCVSADPRPQEGDLPHLGMLELGAGATLTLTMPAACEYAGRISGPGTLRKTGAASYTYTGTATHASTVVQQGTWVANGTQGAVTVESSGRVSGIGRIGDALVRGGGRLAPGGSPGTLQSASLTLQAPASIEFELGAAANDTVEVNGGVALGGAGLQLALLSGYTHQPGRAMPLIINDGSDPVAGSFANLPEGGELSIGALSFRIRYAAISGNDVALFALDPSTTVSLSPVGGAPNEGEAVTLTATVTGTAPSGTVRFTDGGIGIAGCSERPLSNNGGSASASCVTSALPGGTRSLRAHYIGDNANPARDSMPIAVVVNASPSLTAAASVDMLEDTVGGPLEIEVGDVESGAASVGLAARSADPALISDAALKAGLGGADASRLLVLVPNADAHGSTNLELLATDPAGARRSATVTLNVLAVNDPPDFALGGNPSHPSGTSGIRQRPGFLTQLTPGPLEAEQSVALTVVELLDPATVVSDVSLSPDGTLHYRLSGNAGSARLEALAIDTGGTANGGRDRTARAFRIVVGDGSDLQVNIERLQPDPGANRRTYRVLVRNNGPVDLAAVTLRAVATSGLLELDWTCTGSCPAQGGSGSPTLMSGLAAGAQAEILLRGRVDLTSAFVQIEASATAAPGSVVLNPEDDRAIFSEAAGEAGVLRDGFEPR is encoded by the coding sequence ATGGCCCTTCACCCCAACGGCTCGCCCCGCGGCAGTATTCGCCGTCGCCCACTGCTTGCGTTGCTGCTTCTGCCCTGCGGTCTCGCCCATGCGCAATGCGTACCCTTCCCGGTGCCCTCCGGCGGGGACACCACCTGCAGCGGCAACCTCTCCATCGTCGACGTCAGAGCCAGTCCAGGCGTTGGCGTCACGCTGGCGCAGGGCGCCAACATCGGCCAGGTTCAACTGTCGACCGGACAGGTCAATATCTCCGCAGGCGCTGTGGTGCGCGACGTCCTCGCGACCCGTCCCGAGGGTTTGTCGGGGGTGCCGATCACGGTCTTCAATTGGGGCACGGCCACGGGAGTCGTAGGCGCGTTCGGACCTTTGGGTTCCGACGAGATGCGCCGCATGCAGGTCTTCAACTACAGCCAGATCACGGGAAAGACCTCGGTGCGCCTGCTCAACTTCGCGGGCGCTCGGGTGGAGTGGGCGGAGGGTGAGTTCCTGAACGCCGGGACCCTCGGCCGTGCGGAGGTCTACTCCGCGGCGCCTGACTTCACCGTCACCAACGACAGCGGCGGGGTGATCGAGCAGTACCTGTTCACCCGGCCCAACTTCGCGTTTTTGGACGCCAACGCTTATCAGGTCACCAACAGCGGGGTGATCAACGGTGGCGCCGGACTGGTGGCGAGCGCCGCGCAATCGGCACGAGAACTGGTGCGGGTCGCCCAGGCTGCCTCGGACGTGGACTTGAACAACACCTCGACCGGGAACATCCGCGGTCCGGTTGCACTGAGTCATGGGCGTCTGGCGCGCTCTTCCGGGCGCAACGCGGGCCTCATTCAAGGCGGTGTCGTACTGCATGCAAGCGTCATCGCCACGCCGTTTGGATTCATGGGCGCCGAGCCCCTGTTCCAGAACCTGTCCGGCGGACGCATCGGCGATGCGGTCATCGTCAACGCCGGCCGATTCGAGCAGGCCTCGACCGCGAGCTTTCTGCCGGGTGCGAGCCTGCATCTTTCCGGGGTATTCATCGTCGAGGAACAGCGCACCGCGACCGGAACCATCGCGATCGCAGGATCGCATTCCGTGAACTGTGTCAGCGCCGATCCACGGCCACAGGAGGGCGACCTGCCCCACCTCGGCATGCTCGAACTTGGCGCGGGCGCCACGCTGACGCTGACCATGCCCGCGGCATGCGAATACGCGGGCCGCATCAGTGGCCCGGGCACGCTGCGCAAGACGGGCGCAGCGTCCTACACCTACACCGGTACTGCCACGCACGCTTCTACCGTGGTGCAGCAGGGGACCTGGGTCGCGAACGGCACCCAAGGCGCGGTCACGGTGGAGTCCTCCGGTCGGGTCAGCGGCATCGGGCGGATCGGCGATGCGCTCGTCCGTGGCGGTGGGCGACTGGCGCCCGGCGGCTCGCCGGGAACGCTTCAGAGCGCTTCCCTGACGCTGCAGGCGCCAGCAAGCATCGAGTTCGAACTGGGAGCCGCTGCGAACGATACCGTCGAGGTCAACGGCGGAGTGGCACTGGGCGGTGCGGGCCTTCAGCTCGCGCTGTTGAGCGGCTACACCCATCAGCCCGGGCGGGCCATGCCGCTGATCATCAACGATGGCAGCGACCCGGTCGCGGGCAGCTTCGCCAACTTGCCCGAAGGAGGAGAGCTGAGCATCGGCGCGCTTTCCTTCCGCATCCGCTATGCGGCCATCAGCGGAAACGATGTGGCGCTTTTCGCGCTCGATCCCTCGACCACCGTCAGTCTGTCTCCCGTCGGCGGCGCACCCAATGAAGGTGAGGCAGTGACCTTGACGGCAACGGTTACGGGCACGGCCCCCAGCGGAACGGTCCGCTTCACCGACGGTGGCATTGGCATCGCCGGCTGCAGCGAGCGTCCACTCTCGAACAACGGCGGCTCCGCCTCCGCGAGCTGCGTGACCAGCGCACTGCCCGGCGGCACACGCAGTCTTCGGGCGCATTACATCGGCGACAACGCGAACCCGGCGCGCGACTCCATGCCTATTGCTGTGGTCGTGAACGCGAGTCCCAGCCTGACCGCTGCTGCATCAGTGGACATGCTGGAGGACACGGTGGGCGGGCCCCTGGAAATCGAAGTCGGCGACGTCGAGTCCGGAGCCGCGTCGGTGGGACTCGCTGCGCGCTCCGCGGATCCAGCCTTGATCAGCGATGCCGCCCTGAAGGCAGGCCTCGGCGGCGCAGACGCCAGCCGGCTGCTGGTTCTCGTTCCGAACGCCGATGCGCACGGCAGTACCAATCTTGAACTGCTGGCAACCGACCCTGCTGGCGCACGCCGAAGCGCGACGGTCACGCTGAACGTGCTCGCAGTCAACGATCCGCCCGACTTCGCATTGGGCGGCAATCCCTCGCATCCCAGCGGAACGAGCGGCATCAGGCAACGACCGGGCTTTCTGACGCAGCTCACTCCGGGGCCATTGGAGGCCGAGCAGAGCGTCGCGCTGACGGTTGTCGAGCTGCTGGACCCGGCCACCGTGGTGTCGGATGTCTCCCTGAGTCCGGACGGCACGCTGCATTACCGTCTCAGCGGCAATGCCGGCAGCGCCCGACTGGAGGCACTCGCGATCGACACGGGCGGAACCGCCAACGGCGGTCGTGATCGCACAGCGCGCGCTTTCCGCATCGTCGTGGGCGACGGCTCGGACCTGCAGGTCAATATCGAACGCCTCCAACCGGATCCGGGCGCGAACAGGCGCACTTACCGCGTCCTCGTGCGCAACAATGGCCCGGTGGATCTGGCCGCTGTAACGCTGCGCGCCGTTGCGACGTCGGGGCTGTTGGAACTGGACTGGACGTGCACGGGCAGTTGCCCGGCGCAGGGTGGGTCGGGGTCACCGACACTCATGAGCGGCCTCGCAGCCGGCGCTCAGGCGGAGATCCTTCTGCGCGGCCGGGTCGACCTCACGTCGGCCTTCGTCCAGATCGAGGCGAGTGCAACGGCCGCTCCAGGTTCGGTCGTTCTCAATCCCGAGGACGACCGCGCAATCTTCAGCGAGGCCGCGGGCGAAGCCGGCGTGCTTCGCGACGGCTTCGAACCCCGCTGA
- a CDS encoding transposase, which produces MVDSEHNFLRCSRYIDPNPVRARMTDDPTAFPWSSCAGLCGLREDPLLTPHPFQQAIGADHYRALLAEAISDEDLAAIRLYLQQQRAYGRDDFRAMVEAKTQRFASVRPAHRPARSRNATG; this is translated from the coding sequence CTGGTCGATAGCGAACACAATTTTCTACGCTGCAGCCGCTACATCGACCCGAACCCGGTCCGCGCGCGCATGACGGACGACCCTACCGCATTCCCGTGGTCGAGCTGCGCGGGCCTGTGCGGGCTCCGCGAGGATCCGCTGCTGACCCCGCACCCCTTCCAGCAAGCGATCGGTGCAGACCACTATCGCGCCCTGCTCGCCGAGGCGATCAGCGACGAAGACCTGGCCGCGATCCGGCTCTACCTGCAGCAACAACGCGCCTACGGCCGCGACGACTTTCGTGCGATGGTCGAAGCCAAGACCCAGCGCTTCGCCAGCGTGCGGCCGGCGCATCGGCCGGCCAGATCAAGGAACGCGACCGGGTAA
- a CDS encoding tail fiber domain-containing protein, which yields MAIHRHLVRTLLAAGLIIGSNDLLYAQALTPAFTYQGELRLSTGPATGNYDMQFRLYNAEAGGSQLGATVSATSVSATGGLFAVPLDFGPAQFAGDRQWLEIAIRPAGGSAYETLSPRTEMTAAPYAWGAAVALANAVTTTSIVDGTIGSADINTAQVQARVASSCPSGQSIRQVNANGTVTCESAGAGPVGPQGPAGPQGPIGNTGAAGATGATGPQGPAGSADAWGRLGNAGTSASNFIGTTDAQPFVVRTANARSLRIEPSSITFVGFPITTNTIAGSSFNLVNAGVRGATIAGGGVPGGDTDPDLTSENPNRVRDHYGTVSGGYGNDAGDGLGTPGDRAFATVGGGRNNNAFGAASTVGGGTDNTAGGASSIVGGGDGNTASGSESSVGGGTSNTASGITSTVGGGGLNFASGNSSTVGGGLFNGASGGLSTVGGGTDNAARGWASTVSGGDRNCAGGDYSWAGGRDAKVRPGTEGPGCEGVPRSGTIGDAGTFVWADGTGGNFISTGENQFLVRAAGGVAVNSNDPAGNALRVNGTLRVDTLGNAGATALCRNLGAQVATCSSSARYKRDIGDLELGLAAVVRLRAVSYRWKDSLEADIGFVAEEIATIDERLITRNAKGEIEGVKYDRLTAVLANAVQELAARDSLAAERLGRVEADNAALRARLQAIEARLGLTDSSAH from the coding sequence ATGGCTATCCATCGACACCTGGTTCGCACGCTCCTCGCGGCGGGCCTGATCATCGGCAGCAACGACCTGCTGTATGCCCAGGCACTGACCCCCGCCTTCACCTACCAGGGCGAGCTGCGACTCAGCACGGGGCCCGCCACCGGCAACTACGACATGCAGTTCCGGCTCTACAACGCGGAAGCGGGTGGCTCGCAGCTTGGCGCCACGGTCTCTGCGACCAGCGTGTCCGCGACCGGCGGCCTGTTCGCGGTGCCGCTGGACTTCGGGCCGGCGCAGTTCGCCGGAGATCGGCAGTGGCTGGAGATCGCGATCCGCCCGGCCGGCGGCAGTGCCTACGAGACCTTGAGCCCACGCACCGAAATGACGGCAGCCCCCTATGCCTGGGGTGCAGCGGTGGCGCTGGCCAACGCGGTCACGACGACCAGCATCGTCGACGGCACGATCGGCTCGGCGGACATCAACACCGCGCAGGTGCAGGCGCGGGTGGCGTCGAGTTGTCCGAGCGGACAGTCGATCCGGCAGGTCAATGCCAATGGCACGGTCACCTGCGAATCCGCGGGCGCGGGGCCGGTGGGACCGCAGGGGCCTGCAGGCCCGCAAGGGCCGATTGGCAACACGGGCGCTGCGGGGGCTACAGGTGCGACAGGACCGCAGGGGCCGGCGGGGTCAGCGGACGCCTGGGGTCGCTTGGGCAATGCAGGCACCAGCGCGTCCAACTTCATCGGCACCACCGACGCGCAGCCTTTCGTGGTGCGCACGGCCAATGCCCGCAGCCTGCGAATTGAACCGTCCAGCATCACCTTCGTCGGCTTCCCGATCACCACCAACACGATTGCCGGGTCCAGTTTCAACCTGGTCAACGCCGGCGTTCGCGGCGCCACCATCGCCGGCGGCGGGGTGCCGGGTGGCGACACGGACCCTGATTTGACCTCCGAGAATCCGAATCGCGTCAGGGACCACTACGGCACGGTCAGTGGCGGCTATGGCAATGACGCCGGAGATGGCCTTGGCACGCCGGGCGATCGCGCCTTCGCGACCGTCGGCGGCGGTCGCAACAACAACGCCTTCGGCGCCGCCAGCACCGTCGGCGGCGGCACTGACAATACCGCCGGCGGCGCCAGCAGTATCGTGGGCGGTGGCGACGGCAACACCGCCAGCGGCTCCGAGAGTTCCGTGGGTGGCGGCACCAGCAACACCGCCAGCGGCATCACCAGCACCGTCGGTGGCGGCGGCCTTAACTTCGCGAGCGGCAACAGCAGTACTGTCGGCGGGGGACTCTTCAACGGCGCCAGCGGTGGACTCAGTACGGTTGGGGGCGGCACCGACAACGCCGCGCGCGGCTGGGCCAGCACCGTAAGCGGCGGAGATCGCAACTGCGCGGGAGGCGACTATTCGTGGGCAGGCGGGCGGGACGCGAAGGTCCGACCGGGGACCGAGGGGCCGGGCTGCGAGGGTGTTCCAAGATCAGGGACGATCGGTGACGCGGGCACCTTCGTCTGGGCCGATGGTACGGGTGGGAACTTCATCTCGACCGGTGAGAACCAATTCCTCGTGCGTGCAGCCGGCGGCGTTGCAGTTAACAGCAACGACCCGGCGGGCAACGCGCTGCGCGTCAACGGTACGCTACGGGTCGATACGCTCGGCAATGCAGGCGCCACTGCACTCTGCCGCAACCTTGGGGCCCAGGTCGCCACCTGCTCCTCCAGCGCCCGCTACAAGCGCGACATCGGCGATCTGGAGCTCGGCCTCGCGGCAGTGGTGCGCCTGCGCGCGGTCAGCTATCGCTGGAAGGACTCACTGGAAGCCGACATCGGCTTCGTCGCCGAGGAGATCGCCACGATCGACGAGCGCTTGATCACGCGTAACGCGAAGGGCGAGATCGAAGGCGTCAAGTACGACCGGCTGACCGCGGTGCTCGCGAATGCGGTGCAGGAACTCGCAGCACGCGACAGCCTGGCTGCGGAGCGACTCGGCCGCGTGGAGGCCGACAACGCAGCGCTGCGGGCAAGGCTGCAAGCCATCGAAGCGCGACTCGGCCTTACCGATTCGAGCGCCCACTGA